A window of Zingiber officinale cultivar Zhangliang chromosome 5A, Zo_v1.1, whole genome shotgun sequence contains these coding sequences:
- the LOC121982949 gene encoding cytochrome P450 86B1-like translates to MASSKYTAVAHAAAEDASGGGLFSLLMSEVRLVELLAAAGVFVVLHALRQGKRQGVAVWPVVGMLPSLLLGIRQNIYEWLTCVLRRQGGTFTFRGPWFSNLHCVFTADPRNLEHLLKTKFASFPKGEYFRATVRDLLGDGIFSADDETWRQQRKTASLEFHSAGFRAMTASSLVELVHRRLLPVLAAAADAKGGDGEIDLQDVLLRLTFDNVCMIAFGIDPGCLRPGLPEIPFAKAFEDATEATILRFIMPTAIWRALRRLNLGRERSLRCSIRRIDQFAYDVVAARRKELESSTCNAGPARSDLLTVFAGMKDDNGNAFSDKFLRDVCVNLILAGRDTSSVALAWFFWLLNQHPTVEQRILDEAKDILKGREFHEDEVVFRPEEVKRMEYLQAALSEALRLYPSVPIDHKEVAEDEVFPDGTVLKKGTKVVYAIFSMGRMESIWGEDCLEFKPERWLRADGRFTSESAYKFTAFNGGPRLCLGKDFAYYQMKFVAAAVLLRYHVAVAEGHPVVPKLALTMYMKHGLKVTLRRRDGAGLLTEKA, encoded by the exons ATGGCGTCTTCCAAGTACACCGCAGTCGCGCATGCAGCAGCAGAAGACGCAAGTGGTGGCGGGCTCTTCTCGCTGTTGATGTCGGAGGTGCGCTTGGTCGAGCTCCTGGCGGCGGCGGGCGTCTTCGTGGTCCTGCACGCGCTGCGGCAGGGGAAGCGGCAGGGGGTAGCGGTGTGGCCGGTGGTGGGTATGCTGCCGTCGCTGCTGCTGGGGATCCGCCAAAACATTTACGAGTGGCTCACCTGCGTGCTCCGGCGGCAGGGCGGCACGTTCACTTTCCGGGGCCCCTGGTTCAGCAACCTCCACTGCGTTTTCACCGCCGACCCCCGCAACCTGGAGCACCTGCTCAAGACCAAGTTCGCTAGCTTCCCTAAAGGCGAGTACTTCCGCGCCACCGTAAGGGACCTCCTCGGCGACGGAATCTTCAGCGCCGACGACGAGACCTGGCGCCAGCAGCGAAAGACGGCCAGCCTCGAGTTCCACTCCGCCGGGTTCCGCGCAATGACCGCCAGCTCCCTCGTTGAGCTCGTCCACCGCCGCCTCCTCCCCGTCCTCGCGGCCGCTGCTGACGCGAAG GGCGGCGACGGCGAGATCGATCTCCAGGATGTGCTCCTCCGGCTCACCTTCGACAACGTGTGCATGATCGCCTTCGGCATCGACCCCGGCTGCCTCCGCCCGGGGCTGCCAGAGATCCCGTTCGCCAAGGCCTTCGAGGACGCCACTGAGGCCACCATCCTCCGCTTCATCATGCCCACCGCCATCTGGCGCGCCCTCCGCCGCCTCAACCTCGGAAGAGAGCGCAGCCTACGCTGCTCGATCCGTCGCATCGACCAGTTCGCCTACGACGTCGTCGCCGCTAGGAGAAAGGAGCTCGAGTCATCCACCTGCAACGCGGGGCCAGCAAGGTCCGACCTGCTCACGGTGTTCGCCGGGATGAAGGACGACAACGGAAACGCCTTCTCAGACAAATTCCTAAGGGATGTGTGCGTGAACCTTATCCTCGCCGGGCGGGACACGTCGTCGGTGGCGCTGGCATGGTTCTTCTGGCTGCTGAACCAGCACCCGACGGTGGAACAGAGGATCCTAGACGAGGCGAAAGATATACTCAAAGGGAGAGAATTCCACGAAGATGAGGTGGTGTTTCGGCCGGAGGAGGTGAAGAGGATGGAGTACTTGCAGGCGGCGCTCTCGGAGGCTCTCCGGTTGTACCCTTCCGTGCCGATTGACCACAAGGAG GTGGCGGAGGACGAGGTGTTCCCGGACGGGACGGTGCTGAAGAAGGGGACGAAGGTGGTGTACGCCATCTTCTCGATGGGGCGGATGGAGAGCATCTGGGGGGAAGACTGCCTGGAGTTCAAGCCGGAGCGGTGGCTCCGGGCGGACGGGCGGTTCACGAGCGAGTCGGCGTACAAATTCACGGCCTTCAACGGCGGGCCGCGGCTGTGCCTGGGGAAGGATTTCGCGTACTACCAGATGAAGTTCGTGGCAGCCGCCGTGCTGCTCCGCTACCACGTCGCGGTGGCGGAGGGCCACCCGGTCGTCCCCAAGCTGGCGCTCACCATGTACATGAAGCACGGGCTCAAGGTCACGCTCCGGCGAAGGGACGGCGCCGGATTGTTGACCGAGAAAGCGTGA
- the LOC121979701 gene encoding uncharacterized protein LOC121979701 → MAFESWLAEKAREELEVLEAKHPSRFHLLKLELQSLISHPDSCAQLFFCPASAARDDDDNALSFTPTSTAPTQVSSNRKRKIKWREEEQEEGHHRKNKEMKASAAARVGDGSGKKSRSSSVEAAIRRAEACLEMIRKVKQNLFC, encoded by the exons ATGGCGTTCGAGTCGTGGCTGGCCGAGAAGGCGAGAGAAGAGCTGGAGGTTCTGGAAGCCAAACACCCCTCGCGTTTCCACCTTCTCAAGCTCGAGCTCCAATCCCTTATCTCCCATCCCGACTCCTGCGCCCAACTCTTCTTCTGCCCTGCTTCTGCTGCTCGTGACGACGACGATAATGCCTTGAGTTTTACCCCAACTTCTACTGCTCCGACACAAG TGTCGTCCAATAGAAAGAGGAAAATAAAGTGGAGGGAGGAGGAGCAGGAGGAGGGTCATCATCGGAAGAACAAGGAGATGAAAGCGTCAGCAGCAGCAAGAGTTGGTGATGGAAGTGGGAAGAAGAGTAGAAGCAGCAGTGTGGAGGCGGCCATCAGAAGGGCCGAAGCTTGCTTGGAGATGATTCGAAAGGTCAAGCAGAACTTGTTTTGTTAG
- the LOC121980741 gene encoding probable prefoldin subunit 5 produces the protein MASRGSKGSAAAGGILKPSDLQKLNLDQLKAVKEQSDLEVNLLEDSLKKINVAAARLEAAAEALNDLCLRPQGKKMLVPLTASLYVSGTLDDSEKILVDVGTGYFIEKTMAEGKDYCARKLSLLKSNHDELSEMAAKKKNVADEAGLLLQAKIKQASTSA, from the exons ATGGCGAGCAGAGGATCGAAGGGATCCGCCGCTGCGGGTGGCATCCTCAAGCCCTCTGATCTGCAGAAGCTGAACCTCGATCAGCTCAAAGCCGTGAAGGAGCAATCCGATCTCGAGGTTAATCTACTCGAAGATAGCCTCAAGAAGATCAACGTCGCCGCCGCCCGCCTCGAAGCAGCTGCCGAGGCCCTCAATGATCTGTGCCTCCGACCTCAAG GGAAGAAGATGCTGGTTCCGCTCACGGCATCGCTCTATGTTTCCGGGACGCTAGATGATTCTGAGAAGATCCTTGTCGACGTTGGCACTGGATATTTTATCGAG AAGACCATGGCCGAAGGCAAAGATTATTGTGCCCGGAAACTTTCCTTGTTAAAATCAAACCATGATGAGCTCTCAGAG ATGGCTGCCAAGAAGAAAAACGTAGCGGACGAAGCCGGTCTGCTACTGCAAGCAAAAATCAAGCAGGCATCGACAAGTGCGTAA